A part of Candidatus Electrothrix aestuarii genomic DNA contains:
- a CDS encoding bifunctional oligoribonuclease/PAP phosphatase NrnA: MSKKAAAQAIASVKNFVLATHIRPDGDALGSTFGLAHILMMMGKEVICYLEQPVADVYQFLTPQIPIETDISRVIAFASQCGDDIMGIALDCGDLGRLGENGEELSSIHPFLVIDHHQGNQGFGDLHWIEPHRSSTGEMVYDLADELGIADQLSQQAAQCLYTAIVTDTGSFRYDSTTGHTFAVAGHLIDRGVTPASVCQRLYDNASFGSLHLTQAVLATLQTYLDQQVAVIRVTREMLAQTGTTYEDAEGLINFPRSVKEVRVAVFLKEGEKGTDQISISLRAKGDCNVAKVAAQFSGGGHRNAAGCRMHGKTMDEACALLIPALEQALQENDNK; the protein is encoded by the coding sequence GTGAGTAAGAAAGCAGCTGCACAGGCCATTGCGTCTGTCAAAAATTTCGTGCTTGCCACCCATATTCGACCGGACGGCGATGCCTTGGGCTCAACCTTCGGTTTGGCGCATATACTCATGATGATGGGCAAAGAGGTTATTTGCTATCTTGAGCAACCTGTTGCTGATGTCTACCAATTTCTTACCCCACAGATTCCAATTGAGACCGATATCTCCCGCGTTATCGCCTTTGCGAGCCAATGTGGTGATGATATCATGGGCATTGCCTTGGATTGTGGTGATTTAGGACGATTAGGGGAAAACGGAGAAGAACTGAGTAGTATCCATCCCTTTTTGGTCATTGATCATCATCAAGGGAATCAGGGCTTTGGTGATCTGCACTGGATTGAACCCCATCGTTCATCCACCGGGGAAATGGTCTATGACCTGGCGGATGAATTAGGAATTGCTGATCAGCTTTCACAGCAGGCCGCACAATGTCTGTACACGGCCATTGTTACGGATACCGGGTCGTTTCGTTATGATTCAACCACTGGGCATACCTTTGCTGTTGCTGGGCACTTGATTGATCGGGGGGTGACCCCGGCCTCAGTTTGTCAGCGACTGTATGATAATGCCTCCTTTGGGAGCCTACACCTGACCCAGGCCGTTCTTGCCACGCTCCAGACCTACCTTGATCAGCAAGTTGCCGTAATTCGAGTAACACGGGAGATGTTGGCGCAGACCGGCACAACCTATGAAGATGCTGAAGGTCTGATCAATTTTCCCCGCTCTGTCAAAGAGGTCAGAGTTGCTGTTTTCCTGAAAGAAGGAGAAAAGGGAACCGATCAGATTTCGATAAGCTTACGAGCTAAGGGCGATTGTAATGTTGCCAAAGTTGCAGCTCAGTTTTCAGGCGGTGGTCATCGGAATGCAGCAGGATGTCGGATGCATGGCAAGACAATGGATGAGGCCTGTGCTTTGCTGATTCCGGCCCTTGAACAGGCTTTGCAAGAAAACGATAACAAATAA
- the rbfA gene encoding 30S ribosome-binding factor RbfA, which translates to MEFDFNLPGLGRPKSSRPDRVAEAIHQELSILLQQKVRDSRLGGVCISKVQMSPDLKRAKVYYSLLAGNSASAARKGLEAARGFFRSHIAKIMNLRYTPELVFYHDNQQKEIDRLDQLFAEINQDRKEQSE; encoded by the coding sequence GTGGAATTTGATTTTAATCTCCCTGGGCTTGGGCGACCGAAAAGTTCGCGACCTGATCGGGTAGCTGAGGCTATCCATCAGGAGCTTTCTATTTTGCTGCAGCAAAAGGTGCGCGATTCCCGATTGGGTGGTGTGTGTATATCCAAGGTCCAGATGTCTCCTGACCTGAAAAGGGCCAAGGTATACTACTCGCTGCTTGCAGGAAATTCCGCCTCTGCTGCACGCAAGGGTCTGGAAGCTGCGCGAGGTTTTTTTCGATCGCATATCGCCAAAATTATGAATCTGCGCTATACTCCTGAGTTAGTTTTTTATCACGATAATCAGCAGAAAGAAATTGATCGCTTGGATCAACTTTTTGCCGAAATTAACCAGGATAGGAAAGAGCAAAGTGAGTAA